In Meiothermus ruber DSM 1279, the following proteins share a genomic window:
- a CDS encoding ABC transporter substrate-binding protein has translation MRKLVLLLAVLISLGLAQSQKVRVGLGYLPDVQFAPFYAAVVEGLYAKQGLEVEFQHGFVSELYPLLAQGRLDFVVGDAEDVIALRAKNPQATPFKYVMAMYQSVPNALFSLAEKNIRSVRDLKGKTIGMPGMFGVSLTSLQAILRAAGLKESDVKILQIGFTQAEAVVSGRVDVAMGFINNEPVFLREKGVKLNVIPAGPYNRSPGNGVITTDRVLENPDRVRRFLAASQEGLALTLREPQRAFEAARRFVPNLGQERMAVLQASIRLYESPYTRQNGLGFSNPQAWVSSLNLLKSTGRIQTDLPASTFFTNEFLQPGVQARKP, from the coding sequence ATGCGCAAACTTGTACTACTGCTGGCTGTGTTGATCTCGCTGGGACTGGCCCAAAGTCAAAAGGTGCGGGTGGGGCTGGGCTATCTGCCGGATGTGCAGTTTGCCCCGTTTTACGCAGCGGTGGTGGAGGGCCTGTACGCCAAGCAGGGCCTCGAGGTCGAGTTTCAGCACGGCTTTGTGAGCGAGCTGTATCCCCTGCTGGCCCAGGGTCGGCTCGACTTTGTGGTGGGCGACGCCGAAGACGTGATCGCGCTGCGCGCAAAGAACCCCCAGGCCACCCCCTTCAAGTACGTGATGGCCATGTACCAGTCGGTGCCCAATGCCCTGTTTTCCCTGGCCGAGAAAAACATCCGCTCGGTGCGCGACCTCAAGGGAAAAACCATCGGGATGCCGGGGATGTTCGGGGTCTCGCTGACCTCACTCCAGGCCATCCTGCGGGCCGCCGGCCTCAAGGAAAGCGACGTCAAGATTCTGCAAATCGGCTTTACCCAGGCCGAGGCGGTGGTCTCGGGCCGGGTGGATGTGGCCATGGGTTTTATCAACAACGAGCCGGTCTTCCTGCGTGAAAAAGGCGTCAAACTCAACGTCATACCCGCCGGCCCCTACAACCGCAGCCCCGGCAACGGCGTTATCACCACCGACCGGGTGCTGGAAAACCCCGACCGCGTGCGCCGCTTCCTGGCTGCCTCGCAAGAAGGCCTGGCCCTGACCCTGCGCGAGCCCCAGCGGGCTTTCGAGGCCGCCCGGCGCTTCGTACCCAACCTGGGCCAGGAGCGCATGGCCGTTTTGCAGGCTTCCATCCGGCTCTACGAGTCGCCCTACACCCGGCAGAATGGGCTGGGTTTCAGCAACCCCCAGGCCTGGGTGAGCAGCCTCAACCTGCTAAAATCCACCGGCCGGATCCAAACCGACCTGCCGGCCAGCACCTTCTTCACCAACGAGTTTTTGCAGCCGGGCGTGCAGGCCCGGAAGCCCTAG
- a CDS encoding ABC transporter permease subunit, whose protein sequence is MRARRLPPTANRSPMPENPPGLPPTVIRLTGLGVQFDGREVLKGVDLEVRKGEFIAIIGPSGGGKSTLLRVIAGLQKAHQGRVEVAGQPAMVFQDYRLLPWRNVEQNIRLPIELTGRGKIETHLGMKPYLKLYPHQLSGGMKARVAIARALAQEAEVLLMDEPFAALDALVRERFNLELKQLHERTGKTILFVTHSIREAVYLADRVVVLTGGRIDTILETKDQGRITAFTDGLEAELRERLGVADSTFIEPPPKPLRPPWEIFGVLGLGGLFFLIWSLLAARVPLFVPSPAEVGRAMATNFPLLLQSAWATLEAAFLGIAGSLLLGLPLGYAMGRSRALERLLSPFIVALQAVPTIIIAPLLVIWFGYGLSSKTITVILISIFPVLVSTMVGVREVDRVYREVFQTMGASAWGVFSKLEFPGALPVVLGGLRLTVSLALIGAVVAEFVFGGAGLGYLANSERLNFRYANAFAAVGVTVVLGIALYGLVAWLESYVLRYRRR, encoded by the coding sequence ATGCGTGCCCGGCGCCTACCGCCTACCGCCAACCGGTCGCCTATGCCCGAAAATCCCCCAGGCCTGCCCCCCACGGTGATCCGGCTTACCGGCCTGGGGGTTCAGTTTGATGGGCGCGAGGTGCTTAAGGGCGTAGACCTCGAGGTGCGGAAGGGCGAGTTTATCGCCATCATCGGGCCTTCCGGTGGGGGCAAGAGCACCCTTTTGCGGGTGATTGCGGGTTTGCAAAAAGCCCACCAGGGCCGGGTGGAGGTGGCAGGACAGCCCGCCATGGTCTTCCAGGATTATCGGTTGTTGCCCTGGCGCAACGTGGAGCAGAACATCCGGCTGCCCATCGAGCTCACCGGGCGCGGAAAAATCGAGACCCATCTGGGCATGAAGCCCTACCTGAAGCTTTACCCCCACCAGCTTTCCGGTGGGATGAAGGCCCGGGTCGCCATCGCCCGTGCCCTGGCCCAGGAGGCCGAGGTGCTCCTGATGGACGAGCCCTTTGCGGCGCTGGATGCGTTGGTGCGGGAGCGCTTCAACCTCGAGCTCAAGCAACTGCACGAGCGCACCGGCAAAACCATTCTGTTCGTGACGCACAGCATCCGCGAGGCGGTGTACCTGGCCGACCGGGTGGTGGTGCTGACCGGGGGCCGGATTGACACCATCCTGGAGACCAAAGACCAGGGGCGTATCACCGCCTTTACCGACGGCCTCGAGGCTGAGCTGCGCGAGCGGCTGGGGGTGGCAGACTCCACCTTCATCGAGCCGCCGCCCAAGCCCCTGCGCCCACCCTGGGAAATCTTCGGGGTGCTGGGCCTGGGGGGCCTGTTTTTCCTGATCTGGAGCCTTCTGGCTGCACGTGTTCCGCTGTTTGTCCCCTCGCCGGCGGAGGTGGGGCGGGCCATGGCAACCAACTTCCCCTTGCTGCTGCAAAGCGCCTGGGCGACGCTCGAGGCGGCCTTCTTAGGCATCGCCGGCTCGCTTTTGCTGGGGCTGCCGCTGGGGTATGCCATGGGGCGCAGCCGGGCCCTGGAGCGGCTGCTCTCGCCCTTTATCGTGGCTTTGCAGGCAGTGCCCACCATCATCATCGCGCCTTTGCTGGTGATCTGGTTTGGCTATGGCCTTAGCTCCAAGACCATTACCGTCATTCTCATCTCGATTTTTCCCGTTTTGGTGAGCACCATGGTGGGGGTGCGGGAGGTGGATCGGGTTTACCGCGAGGTCTTCCAGACCATGGGGGCCAGCGCCTGGGGGGTGTTTAGCAAGCTCGAGTTCCCCGGGGCTTTGCCGGTGGTGCTGGGGGGGCTGCGCCTGACCGTTTCGCTGGCCTTGATTGGGGCGGTGGTGGCGGAGTTCGTGTTTGGCGGGGCCGGCCTGGGCTACCTGGCCAACAGTGAGCGGCTCAACTTCCGCTACGCCAACGCCTTTGCTGCGGTGGGGGTTACGGTGGTGCTGGGCATTGCCCTGTACGGGCTGGTGGCCTGGCTGGAAAGCTACGTGCTGCGCTACCGGCGGCGCTAG
- a CDS encoding SWIM zinc finger family protein — MRLELESLLELADEGVHTRGEALFLRGAVLEAARSRGRLQARVQGSAPFPYRVEINLSQGGWACTCPYAWGPVCKHVVAVALAALEAPEIFTRKKLGRRAPVNLQAILELSDDELLRFLWQLAEVRPELMHEFAYNLMQRFE, encoded by the coding sequence GTGCGGCTGGAACTGGAAAGCCTGCTCGAGCTGGCCGATGAGGGGGTGCACACACGGGGCGAGGCGCTTTTTTTGCGGGGGGCGGTGCTCGAGGCCGCCCGGAGCCGGGGCCGCCTGCAGGCGCGGGTACAGGGGAGCGCCCCTTTCCCTTACCGGGTCGAGATTAATCTGAGCCAGGGCGGGTGGGCCTGTACCTGCCCTTATGCCTGGGGGCCGGTGTGCAAGCACGTGGTGGCGGTGGCGTTGGCCGCCCTGGAAGCTCCCGAGATCTTCACCAGGAAAAAGCTGGGCCGGCGCGCACCCGTGAACTTGCAGGCGATACTCGAGCTGTCCGACGACGAACTGCTGCGCTTCTTGTGGCAACTGGCCGAGGTGCGCCCCGAGCTTATGCACGAGTTTGCCTACAACCTAATGCAGCGCTTTGAGTGA
- a CDS encoding YhjD/YihY/BrkB family envelope integrity protein, with protein MLHIIGQVYQLYTRSHIPFFAAALAYYALFSLMPLLILLAGVFGFVLSGNEGLRNAVLVRLIELVVLLFPTQPDLAQTLVNFLTRGAFPLTLASLLVLLWASSNFFAALAYALGIIFGGVAPRPEPAIPPTPTAKARPPQRAFGRAAALLTALRGRIAGLLAPLLLGLALILLALLGLVMGFVLRYLPAELSFLRNGTEVVVPILGAMLLFFLTYMLLPIPTPRVLAAMAAATLAALAWEGLRLGLPLLLPRTQYELIYGPIAGFLLALVGFYLTMWILLVGAVLAKALTERSSDTI; from the coding sequence ATGCTGCACATCATCGGGCAGGTTTACCAGCTATACACGCGCTCGCACATCCCGTTTTTCGCGGCGGCGCTGGCCTACTATGCCCTATTCAGCCTGATGCCCCTGTTGATTCTGCTGGCCGGGGTCTTTGGCTTTGTGCTCTCCGGCAACGAGGGCCTGCGCAACGCGGTGCTGGTGCGGCTCATCGAACTGGTGGTGCTGCTCTTCCCCACCCAGCCCGACCTGGCCCAGACCCTGGTGAACTTTCTGACTCGAGGGGCCTTTCCCCTCACGCTGGCCAGCTTGCTGGTATTGCTGTGGGCCAGCAGCAATTTCTTTGCCGCCCTGGCCTATGCCCTGGGCATCATCTTTGGCGGGGTTGCCCCACGGCCTGAACCGGCCATCCCCCCAACGCCCACTGCTAAAGCCAGGCCCCCGCAGCGGGCTTTCGGGCGGGCGGCGGCCCTGCTGACCGCCCTGCGCGGGCGCATCGCGGGCCTGCTGGCCCCCTTGCTGCTGGGACTGGCCTTGATTCTGCTGGCCCTGCTGGGGCTGGTCATGGGCTTTGTGCTGCGCTACCTGCCTGCAGAACTCAGCTTTTTGCGCAATGGAACAGAGGTGGTGGTGCCCATTCTGGGGGCGATGCTGCTCTTCTTTCTGACCTATATGCTGCTGCCCATCCCCACCCCCAGGGTGCTGGCCGCTATGGCCGCGGCTACCCTGGCGGCTCTGGCCTGGGAGGGGCTGCGCTTAGGGCTGCCCCTGCTGCTGCCCCGCACCCAGTACGAGCTGATTTACGGGCCCATTGCGGGGTTTTTGCTGGCGCTGGTGGGCTTTTACCTAACCATGTGGATCCTGCTGGTGGGGGCCGTTTTAGCTAAAGCTCTGACCGAGCGCTCGAGCGACACGATATAA
- a CDS encoding glutamate-5-semialdehyde dehydrogenase — MVTSPELKAYAQAARAAARALSTASPRAKNTALLAIAAKLEAQQEALFAANRQDLEAAQAAGLSKAKLDRLRLDEKVLRDLRTGLQQVAEMPDPVGEIEGLQIRPNGLQVGRMRVPLGVIGFIYESRPNATVEASALCLKAGNAILLRGGKEAWHSNRALVGLMQAALQEAGLPREAIQLVPTTDRSAILEMCHLAGLLDLIIPRGGKELIELVQREARMPVLAHAEGVNHLFVDESADPGGAVQIALNGKTQRPSTCNSLEKVLVHQRIAPVFLPMLAQAMQKAGVELRGDEATCALIPARPATPEDWQTEYLDLILTVKVVNSLEEALEHIARYGSHHTEAICTNHHAHAMRFLREVDASLVLVNASPRFNDGFQLGLGAEIGISTSKLHAYGPMGVKELTTTKFVALGSGQVRD, encoded by the coding sequence ATGGTCACCTCTCCCGAACTCAAGGCATACGCCCAGGCGGCCAGGGCTGCCGCGCGGGCTTTGTCGACGGCCTCGCCCAGGGCCAAGAACACCGCACTTTTGGCTATAGCAGCGAAGCTCGAGGCCCAGCAAGAGGCCCTTTTTGCCGCCAACCGCCAGGACCTCGAGGCCGCCCAGGCCGCGGGCCTCTCCAAGGCCAAGCTCGACCGGCTGCGACTGGACGAAAAGGTGCTGCGCGACCTGCGAACCGGCCTGCAGCAGGTCGCCGAGATGCCCGACCCCGTCGGCGAAATTGAAGGCTTGCAGATCCGGCCCAACGGCCTGCAGGTAGGGCGGATGCGCGTCCCCTTGGGGGTGATTGGCTTCATCTACGAGTCGCGCCCAAACGCCACGGTGGAGGCCAGCGCCCTCTGCCTCAAGGCCGGGAACGCCATCCTGCTGCGGGGGGGCAAGGAGGCCTGGCACTCCAACCGCGCCCTGGTCGGCCTGATGCAAGCCGCCCTGCAGGAAGCCGGGCTGCCCAGGGAAGCCATCCAACTGGTGCCCACCACCGACCGCAGCGCCATCCTGGAGATGTGCCACCTGGCCGGCCTGTTGGATCTGATAATCCCCAGGGGCGGCAAGGAACTCATCGAGCTGGTGCAGCGCGAGGCCCGGATGCCGGTGCTGGCCCACGCCGAGGGGGTCAATCACCTGTTTGTGGACGAAAGCGCCGACCCAGGGGGCGCAGTGCAGATAGCCCTGAACGGCAAAACCCAGCGCCCCAGCACCTGCAACAGCCTGGAAAAAGTGCTGGTGCACCAGCGCATCGCCCCGGTGTTTTTGCCCATGCTGGCCCAGGCCATGCAGAAGGCCGGGGTGGAGCTGCGCGGCGACGAGGCCACCTGCGCCCTCATCCCGGCCAGACCGGCCACCCCCGAGGACTGGCAGACCGAGTATCTGGATCTGATCCTGACCGTAAAGGTGGTTAACTCGCTGGAAGAGGCGCTCGAGCACATCGCCCGCTATGGCTCGCACCACACCGAGGCCATCTGCACCAACCACCACGCCCACGCCATGCGCTTTTTGCGGGAGGTGGACGCCTCGCTGGTGCTGGTGAACGCCTCGCCCCGCTTCAACGATGGCTTTCAGTTGGGCCTGGGGGCCGAGATTGGCATCTCCACCAGCAAGCTCCACGCCTACGGCCCCATGGGGGTCAAGGAGCTCACCACCACCAAGTTCGTGGCCCTGGGCAGCGGGCAGGTGCGCGACTAA
- the proB gene encoding glutamate 5-kinase: MHGRLPLTAQTHRRLVVKVGSAVLSGPQGRQHQLAIAAQVAALRAEGREVVLVSSGAQATGMQKLGLTEKPKSMPGKQALAAVGQPTLMLLWEQAFSWYDLKVAQVLLTAEDLAHRHRYLNARQTLETLLEWGIVPIINENDTVMVEEIKFGDNDQLSALIASLVGADLLILLSDIEALYEADPRTHPEAQPIPYVERVDAGVLRMAGDSPNRVGTGGMKSKLLAAEKAQAAGIPTLLLPGTRPQSIAEALQGAPVGTLFAGGQRRYSGRKLWLYQLPKPQGEVVVDAGAAKALRQGGASLLPAGILEVRGQFGVGEAVRCLDEQGNLIGVGLVNYSAAELARIKRRKTREIEALLGYKNTDEAIHRDYFALASELE, from the coding sequence ATGCACGGTCGTCTTCCCCTCACCGCCCAAACCCATCGCCGGCTGGTAGTCAAGGTGGGCAGCGCCGTCCTGAGCGGGCCCCAGGGGCGGCAGCACCAACTGGCCATTGCCGCCCAGGTGGCCGCCCTGCGGGCCGAGGGGCGCGAGGTGGTGCTGGTCTCCTCGGGGGCCCAGGCCACCGGCATGCAAAAGCTGGGCCTGACCGAAAAGCCCAAGTCCATGCCCGGCAAACAGGCCCTGGCCGCCGTCGGGCAGCCCACCCTCATGCTCCTGTGGGAGCAGGCTTTTAGCTGGTACGACCTGAAGGTGGCCCAGGTGTTGCTCACCGCCGAAGATCTGGCCCACCGCCACCGCTACCTGAACGCCCGGCAGACCCTGGAGACGCTTTTGGAGTGGGGCATCGTGCCCATCATCAACGAGAACGACACGGTAATGGTGGAGGAGATCAAGTTTGGCGACAACGACCAGCTTTCGGCCCTGATTGCTTCGCTGGTAGGGGCCGATCTGCTGATCTTGCTCTCCGACATCGAGGCTTTGTACGAGGCCGACCCCCGCACCCACCCCGAAGCCCAGCCCATCCCCTACGTGGAGCGGGTGGATGCCGGGGTGCTGCGCATGGCAGGCGACAGTCCCAACCGGGTGGGCACCGGCGGGATGAAAAGCAAGCTGCTGGCCGCGGAAAAAGCCCAGGCCGCCGGGATTCCCACCCTGCTGCTGCCCGGCACCCGGCCCCAGAGCATCGCCGAGGCCCTGCAAGGCGCCCCGGTGGGCACGCTGTTTGCCGGGGGGCAGCGCCGCTACAGCGGCCGTAAGCTCTGGCTGTACCAGCTCCCCAAGCCCCAGGGGGAGGTGGTGGTGGACGCCGGGGCGGCGAAAGCCTTACGCCAGGGCGGGGCCTCGCTCCTGCCGGCGGGCATCCTCGAGGTGCGCGGGCAGTTTGGGGTGGGCGAGGCGGTCAGGTGCCTGGACGAGCAGGGCAACCTGATCGGGGTGGGCCTGGTCAACTACAGCGCCGCCGAGCTCGCCCGCATCAAGCGCCGAAAAACCAGGGAGATCGAGGCCCTGCTGGGCTACAAAAACACCGACGAGGCCATCCACCGCGACTACTTTGCCCTGGCCTCGGAGCTCGAGTGA
- the pepF gene encoding oligoendopeptidase F, which produces MSTLPKRSELPKEQTWNLEALFASEDHWRAALEKAAQSVEEVKPFAGRLAESPQVLLQALETYYTRMLEAMKVAQYASLQLSTEGTNPHFIRMVGEARAVVAALAAAGAYLEPELLSLPKETLETFMQAEPGLAVYRHYFEALQARRPHVRSSEVETVLAAVSDPLGGHSATAAAATNADMQFRPVEYQGQTLPVSHSTIGELLVHESPEVRRAAWESYADGHLAFKNTLASTLQGSVKSFAFQARTRGYASSLEMALAVSRTCGDNIPKAVFDNLLATFQAHLPTWHRFWRIRKKAMGGQLRSYDAPAPLVPSPKITFWEAAETICRGMEPLGREYVEPMRRGLFEERWVDWGQNQGKRAGAFSSGLKGTFPYIFMSWSDDLFSLSTLAHELGHSMHSYFTRQTQPIVYARYSLFVAEVASNFNQAMVRAMLLREAPTPEYKLAVLEEAFSNFHRYLFVMPTLARFELELYQRIEKGGALTAPFLIERLAELFAEGYGGEVELDKERLGAGWMNFSHLYSPFYVYQYATGIAAANALAKDVLEQGEPAAKRYLDFLKAGDSVYPLDALKIAGIDMNSPEPVERGFAVLASMVDELERLVDSNLQTTR; this is translated from the coding sequence ATGAGTACCTTACCCAAACGCTCGGAGCTACCCAAAGAACAGACCTGGAACCTGGAAGCCCTGTTTGCCTCCGAAGACCACTGGCGGGCCGCCCTGGAAAAAGCGGCCCAAAGCGTAGAGGAGGTCAAGCCGTTTGCCGGGCGGCTGGCCGAGTCGCCGCAGGTGCTGCTGCAGGCCCTGGAAACCTACTACACCCGGATGCTGGAGGCCATGAAGGTGGCCCAGTACGCCTCGCTGCAGCTCTCGACCGAGGGCACCAACCCCCATTTCATCCGCATGGTGGGCGAGGCCCGCGCCGTGGTTGCAGCGCTCGCCGCCGCCGGGGCCTACCTCGAGCCCGAGCTATTGAGCCTGCCCAAAGAGACCCTCGAGACTTTCATGCAGGCCGAACCGGGCCTGGCCGTCTACCGGCACTACTTCGAAGCCCTGCAAGCCCGCAGGCCCCACGTGCGCAGCAGCGAGGTGGAGACCGTGCTGGCCGCCGTCTCCGATCCCCTGGGCGGGCACAGCGCCACCGCTGCGGCGGCCACCAACGCCGATATGCAGTTCAGGCCGGTGGAGTACCAGGGCCAGACCCTCCCGGTCTCCCACAGCACCATCGGCGAGCTTCTGGTGCACGAGAGCCCCGAGGTACGCCGGGCTGCCTGGGAGTCCTACGCCGATGGGCATCTGGCCTTCAAAAACACCCTGGCCTCCACCCTGCAGGGTAGCGTCAAGAGCTTTGCCTTCCAGGCCCGCACCCGCGGCTATGCCAGCAGCCTCGAGATGGCCCTGGCGGTAAGCCGCACCTGCGGTGACAACATCCCCAAAGCCGTCTTCGACAACCTGCTGGCCACCTTCCAGGCCCACCTGCCCACCTGGCACCGCTTCTGGCGCATCCGCAAAAAGGCCATGGGCGGCCAGCTCAGAAGCTACGACGCGCCGGCCCCCCTGGTGCCAAGCCCCAAAATCACCTTCTGGGAGGCCGCCGAGACCATCTGCCGGGGCATGGAACCCCTGGGGCGGGAGTACGTAGAGCCCATGCGCCGGGGCCTGTTCGAGGAGCGCTGGGTGGACTGGGGGCAGAACCAGGGCAAGCGGGCCGGGGCCTTCTCCTCAGGGCTCAAGGGCACCTTCCCCTACATCTTCATGAGCTGGTCGGACGACCTCTTCTCGCTGAGCACCCTGGCCCACGAGCTGGGCCACTCCATGCACAGCTACTTCACCCGGCAAACCCAGCCCATCGTGTACGCCCGCTACAGCCTGTTCGTCGCCGAGGTGGCCTCCAACTTCAACCAGGCCATGGTGCGGGCCATGCTGCTGCGCGAGGCCCCGACGCCCGAGTACAAGCTGGCGGTGCTGGAGGAGGCCTTTAGCAACTTCCACCGCTATTTGTTTGTGATGCCCACCCTGGCCCGTTTCGAGCTCGAGCTCTACCAGCGCATCGAGAAAGGCGGAGCCCTCACCGCACCCTTCCTGATCGAGCGGCTGGCCGAACTCTTCGCCGAGGGCTACGGCGGCGAGGTGGAGCTGGACAAAGAACGCCTGGGTGCGGGCTGGATGAACTTCTCCCACCTCTACAGCCCCTTTTATGTCTACCAGTACGCCACCGGCATCGCCGCTGCCAATGCCCTGGCCAAGGATGTACTGGAGCAGGGCGAACCCGCTGCCAAACGCTACCTGGACTTCCTCAAGGCCGGCGACTCGGTCTATCCGCTGGACGCGCTGAAAATCGCTGGGATTGACATGAACAGCCCCGAGCCGGTGGAGCGGGGGTTTGCGGTGCTAGCGAGCATGGTGGACGAGCTCGAGCGCCTGGTGGACTCAAACCTGCAGACAACGCGCTGA
- a CDS encoding GH1 family beta-glucosidase: MTTFSKSDFGPGFLWGVATAAYQIEGAVNEDGRSPSIWDTFSHTPGKIKTGENGDVACDFYHRYHDDIAFIREMNMQVHRFSLAWPRILPGGTGPVNQKGLDFYHRVIDRTLELGLQPWVTLYHWDLPQVLEDRGGWTNRDIVGWFSEYVEVCSKAFGDKVKHWMVLNEPTVFTVLGYLQGTHAPGRKGFGNFLPAVHHVALAQAEGGRVLRAHVPDAQIGTTFSASYVQPAGPTWLSRMAAANYDVIANRLFLEPALGLGYPWKTTPFLLALQRYIRPGDMERLAFDFDFIGLQTYFRQLVRFDLLNPGTWGREVPHAERGSKELTEMGWEVWPENIYHLLKKFAAYSGVKRIIVTENGAAFPDKLEGEQVHDPQRIQFIQDHLAQVLRAKQEGVPVEGYFYWSLLDNFEWAEGYRPRFGLVYVDYPTQKRVLKDSGKWFREFLAN; the protein is encoded by the coding sequence ATGACCACCTTTAGCAAAAGCGACTTTGGCCCTGGCTTCCTGTGGGGGGTGGCCACCGCAGCTTATCAGATCGAGGGCGCGGTGAACGAGGACGGGCGCAGCCCTTCCATCTGGGACACCTTCTCCCATACCCCCGGCAAGATCAAAACCGGCGAGAACGGCGATGTAGCCTGCGACTTCTACCACCGCTACCACGACGACATCGCCTTTATCCGGGAGATGAACATGCAGGTGCACCGCTTTTCGCTGGCCTGGCCGCGCATCCTGCCCGGTGGAACCGGCCCGGTCAACCAGAAGGGGCTGGACTTCTACCATCGGGTGATCGACCGGACGCTCGAGCTGGGCCTGCAGCCCTGGGTGACCCTGTACCACTGGGATCTGCCGCAAGTGCTGGAAGACAGGGGCGGCTGGACCAACCGCGACATTGTGGGCTGGTTTAGCGAGTACGTGGAGGTGTGCAGCAAGGCCTTTGGCGACAAGGTCAAGCACTGGATGGTGCTCAACGAGCCCACGGTGTTCACCGTGCTGGGCTACCTGCAAGGCACCCACGCCCCGGGCCGCAAAGGTTTTGGCAACTTTTTGCCGGCCGTCCACCACGTGGCTTTAGCCCAGGCCGAAGGGGGGCGGGTTCTGCGGGCGCATGTGCCGGATGCCCAGATCGGCACCACCTTCTCGGCCTCCTATGTGCAGCCGGCGGGCCCCACCTGGCTGAGCCGCATGGCCGCCGCCAACTACGACGTGATCGCCAACCGGCTGTTCCTCGAGCCCGCCCTGGGGCTGGGCTATCCCTGGAAAACCACCCCCTTTTTGCTGGCCCTGCAGCGCTACATCCGTCCGGGCGATATGGAGCGGCTGGCCTTCGATTTCGACTTTATCGGCTTGCAGACCTACTTCCGCCAACTGGTGCGCTTCGACCTGCTGAACCCCGGCACCTGGGGCCGGGAAGTGCCCCACGCCGAGCGGGGCAGCAAGGAGCTTACCGAGATGGGCTGGGAGGTCTGGCCGGAAAACATCTATCACCTACTCAAGAAATTTGCAGCCTATAGCGGGGTGAAACGCATCATCGTTACAGAGAACGGAGCGGCCTTCCCCGACAAACTCGAGGGCGAGCAGGTGCACGACCCCCAGCGCATCCAGTTCATCCAGGATCACCTGGCCCAGGTCTTGCGGGCCAAACAGGAGGGGGTACCGGTGGAGGGGTATTTCTACTGGAGCCTGCTGGACAACTTCGAGTGGGCCGAGGGGTACCGGCCCCGCTTTGGGCTGGTATACGTGGACTACCCCACCCAGAAGCGCGTTCTGAAGGACTCCGGCAAGTGGTTCCGGGAGTTTCTAGCCAACTGA
- a CDS encoding VOC family protein, with translation MTLDATKTLALTGLTLRVQNLERQLAFYRDLLGLEVVQRQGLQTELALPGRRFTLTLQHEPSAPLRPQPTLGLYHFALLLPSRAALAAVFRRLVEARYPHFQGASDHGVSEALYLTDLEGNGIELYRDRPRAQWPFREGRLAMVSRRLDLEALLAEARAAQGLDPQTALGHIHLHVRDLDEAQAFFEGLGMRLMQGDYPGARFLAADGYHHHIGINLWARGRTAPAHSTGLLAYQIALRNRPPQTLTDPNGAQVQVVPLQPERVD, from the coding sequence GTGACTCTTGACGCCACCAAAACCCTGGCCCTCACCGGCCTGACCCTGCGGGTGCAGAACCTCGAGCGCCAACTGGCCTTCTACCGCGATCTGCTGGGCCTCGAGGTCGTCCAGCGCCAGGGGCTGCAGACCGAGCTGGCCCTGCCAGGCCGCCGCTTCACCCTCACCTTGCAGCATGAGCCCAGTGCTCCCCTGCGCCCCCAGCCCACCCTGGGGCTGTACCACTTTGCCCTTTTGCTCCCCAGCCGGGCCGCCCTGGCCGCGGTCTTCCGGCGGCTGGTGGAGGCCCGCTATCCCCATTTTCAGGGGGCCTCTGACCACGGGGTCTCGGAGGCGCTCTACCTGACCGACCTCGAGGGCAACGGGATTGAGCTCTACCGCGACCGCCCCAGAGCCCAATGGCCCTTCCGGGAAGGCCGTCTGGCCATGGTCTCCAGAAGGCTCGACCTGGAAGCCCTCCTGGCCGAAGCGAGGGCCGCTCAGGGGCTCGACCCCCAGACCGCCCTGGGACACATCCACCTGCATGTGCGCGATCTGGACGAAGCGCAGGCTTTTTTCGAGGGGCTGGGGATGAGGCTCATGCAGGGGGATTATCCCGGCGCCCGCTTCCTGGCCGCCGACGGCTACCACCACCACATCGGCATCAACCTGTGGGCCAGGGGCCGCACCGCACCGGCCCACTCAACCGGGCTGCTCGCCTATCAAATCGCCCTGCGAAATCGCCCTCCCCAAACCCTCACCGACCCCAACGGGGCACAGGTGCAGGTTGTACCACTCCAGCCCGAGCGGGTAGATTGA